A genomic stretch from Mastacembelus armatus chromosome 7, fMasArm1.2, whole genome shotgun sequence includes:
- the LOC113145752 gene encoding neurexophilin-2-like: MEKRCCCRCKMRALCLNFAITCLWLLPSAVQETAKVLDFQSQQWREEEGGRQDGVGAALKVKRVSKDLQIISTKHKTPAYGSLGPYGWPQNFSQALDQYLYRPPPQIPKPPAKTSPKAKKILGWGDFYFNVKTVKFSLLVTGKIVDHINGTFSVYFRHNSSRLGNISVSIVPPSKTVRWEVQDPATQSVYTKNSVLAPDVMSQFQSPPQSTSSTFPDQQKQHQDMMMMTELNCRIEYQRTNRSKKTKPCMYDPGQTCYSENTQSQAAWICAKPFKVICIFIAFTGTDYRLVQKVCPDHNFQTEQNQQHFG; this comes from the exons ATGGAGAAACGTTGCTGCTGTCGCTGCAAAATGAGGGCgctgtgtttgaactttgccATCACCTGTCTGTGGCTTCTCCCCTCAGCG GTCCAAGAAACAGCCAAGGTTTTGGACTTTCAGAGCCAAcagtggagggaggaggagggaggaagacaGGATGGGGTGGGAGCTGCACTGAAGGTTAAACGTGTCTCCAAAGATTTACAGATCATCTCCACCAAACACAAAACCCCTGCTTATGGCTCTCTCGGTCCGTACGGGTGGCCACAGAACTTTTCCCAAGCCCTGGACCAGTATCTGTACCGGCCTCCTCCCCAAATTCCCAAACCTCCTGCTAAGACCTCTCCAAAGGCCAAGAAGATCCTGGGCTGGGGTGATTTTTACTTTAACGTGAAAACAGTGAAGTTCAGCCTCCTGGTGACGGGAAAAATCGTGGACCACATCAACGGCACATTCAGCGTCTATTTCCGCCACAACTCATCCCGTCTGGGGAACATATCCGTCAGCATCGTTCCGCCCTCCAAAACTGTCAGATGGGAGGTTCAGGACCCTGCAACCCAGAGTGTTTACACTAAAAACTCAGTCCTGGCTCCAGATGTGATGTCCCAGTTCCAGAGTCCTCCTCAGTCCACCAGCTCCACCTTTCCCGATCAGCAGAAGCAGCACCAggacatgatgatgatgaccgAGCTCAACTGCCGTATTGAGTACCAGAGAACCAACCGGTCCAAGAAGACCAAGCCCTGCATGTATGACCCGGGCCAGACCTGCTACTCAGAAAACACCCAGTCCCAGGCAGCCTGGATCTGTGCCAAGCCCTTTAAGGTTATATGCATTTTCATCGCCTTCACCGGCACCGATTACAGACTGGTGCAGAAGGTTTGTCCGGACCACAACTTTCAGACAGAGCAGAACCAGCAGCACTTTGGATAA
- the stac3 gene encoding SH3 and cysteine-rich domain-containing protein 3, with protein MDEEDDKNSLDIHDNPPVPDNVVKEDGDTVYFIYEEEVEVEEKEPEPPSEPVLRINDKPHKFKDHYCKKPKFCDVCARMIVLNNKFALRCKNCKTNIHHSCQSYVEFQRCFGKIPPGFRRAYSSPLYSSDQPDPNNLNRNDPVFDTLRVGVIMANKERKKNENDKKNMMMMMEEEEEENQQPKENEEGGEGKPDDKKEKGGDKADDKSKGTFSQSHYYLALYRFKAIEKDDLDFHPGDRIIVLDDSNEEWWRGKMGEKTGYFPTNYLIKVRASERVYKVTRSFVGNREMGQITLKKDQIVVKKGDEKGGYLKVSTGRKLGYFPADLLEEITVT; from the exons ATGGACGA ggaggATGACAAAAACTCTTTGGATATTCATGACAACCCTCCAGTTCCTGACAACGTAGTGAAGGAGGACGGAGACACT GTCTATTTCATAtatgaggaggaagtggaggtggaggagaaggaacCAGAACCTCCTTCGGAGCCAGTTCTTCGGATCAATGACAAACCCCACAAGTTCAAGGACCACTACTGCAAGAAACCCAAGTTCTGCGACGTCTGCGCTCGCATGATAGTCT TGAACAACAAATTTGCTCTGAGATGTAAAAACTGCAAGACCAACATCCATCATTCATGTCAGTCCTACGTCGAGTTCCAGAGATGCTTTGGCAAAATT CCGCCTGGCTTCAGAAGGGCCTACAGCTCCCCCCTGTACAGCAGTGACCAACCAGATCCAA ACAACCTAAACAGGAACGACCCTGTCTTTGACACCCTCCGGGTTGGTGTCATCATGGCGAATAAGGAAcgcaaaaagaatgaaaatgacaagaaaaac atgatgatgatgatggaggaagaggaagaggaaaaccaACAGCCCAAAGAGaatgaggagggaggagaag GGAAGCCCGATGataagaaagagaaaggaggagacaaAGCTGACGACAAG AGTAAAGGCACATTCTCCCAGTCGCACTATTACCTGGCTCTCTACCGCTTCAAGGCCATCGAGAAAGACGACCTCGACTTCCA CCCTGGTGATCGGATCATAGTGCTGGACGACTCCAATGAAGAGTGGTGGAGG GGAAAGATGGGGGAGAAGACTGGATACTTCCCCACCAACTACCTCATAAAAGTGCGTGCATCGGAAAGAGTTTACAAGGTGACACGCTCCTTTGTAGGGAACAGAGAGATGGGACAAATCACGCTGAAGAAAGATCAG ATCGTGGTGAAGAAAGGAGATGAGAAAGGTGGCTACTTAAAGGTCAGCACTGGACGCAAGCTGGGCTACTTCCCTGCTGATCTGCTGGAGGAGATCACTGTGACATAG
- the mbd6 gene encoding nascent polypeptide-associated complex subunit alpha, muscle-specific form yields MMGGSETVSGDKDGVHTTSIHVPIGWQRRVEGGQVIYISPSGTTLSSLDEVKTYLLTDSTCKCGLECPLIIHKVFNFTMAAKVEQYSHPLGKAEQDMTKLCNHRRKVVAMAALCRSMQASQLPFTNLHHPEANSRVDSRDPKGVLMEQEEEDRGVYHAKLHPAPARPHNNLHSNPCVSPKSSHQFFYPYNGSSPVLHTGTNSHHPLDTLRRHHHPPPLPLSSPSSSNPSVPPYSAAQRSPCIPTPQNVSHGQRTAKTPETLGSPRLRPLSSPPPSSPVTLGGGGRGAQTHVHHPHGVIVGGSPLSPSPSLSPSVHNMNSLSPHQRSRHPSASPSPFSEQGGSSTAAEGGVLMGSNLSQRRKSSSSSPHSPLPSGSPNPSPHFHKYKLEEILEQFKNSGNSSTNNHHLNPINPTLLTNQNSSNSHGLSLKSIMSPASAAGPPGFGLNSTCPSSLPLGPFPNQHSHQGKLPHPVPFPASSLLSAAAKAQLANQITPGQSSNAASSPVNLPSSLEVLKEVQQQQQQSSKVTNSTLHNSHPPPYIASARPPHSSLTAASAVLLPPSYSLAQSLASSLPHLPPAAERNASHRKRQRRSPTVLSMLRDPQQLANGPQKTPPGDTVSATVINLSSASSTSHSSSTSPVQNQTAVILENHHHHLLPGQMLRLSAPRQAAHLSRPSRQNEALDFTTGLTPTPVGLDPPTQPLSALLHLLSVQNAQATASASNSASAVSVEGGGHTNKQSPRLSPCSPTSHSNIRHPQTQSPCQTNDTNFLPSVSQPLSPPPTSSPFRTVQCHSHSRPTKSSPLQRHSPTSAVMPNSNLALQNSSSPSQQMSPTPSDKQQPSENHFPTVDSLSQAPLREAPGTVTVEMGVNSISSGSVDLSNSQGSVSLAIATSPKPLDLSNHVLAILAASSSVPQGEDSPSDGTTDAEMSSQGNHTAGPEDPGCVKVSTVTKSPEATSPGPTVSSHVVDISSTPSVVGDSTTPLTLAEAFPFMNQEQLLQLLSSTGGLPSLLDPAVLASLPLGGLWLGGQHAQIPPANATPHHLSEPQPPEQQQLLIQQQETQQQHQDHQQRQQQINNPLFPLLPLLSGAQGELPLNLLGLLNPLPSPATTPTPGQDSDLALTEKPSLQALLMASLLLGQHQAPLLPLSGLGHLSQVSLEVPLQQPQQIPTTLEGLTLDKTSGLLDPSTLQSTGLVEVAQGLLSIPPGAEGSVQALQSLLLPAALPPPHAAFLSLSPALLSAALSSAELHSPPHTQSVPAQQTQHTQPQVSADAGVDTLIPLSIQAKDSPILQHLLPTLLNPAVLGDLSGITGLHNMMGIGAGSILLPPVQTSALGMPLLQGPDGAINLLNNLQLNLTPPSEAEKPVSLQETQSPTPEEDIPAGQIAPVGPSPPPAPLTAQQPTPAPQRGSEGRSIIDPYTSFMDTIYTSFLQVSAKEQEDGAHLGPSDPTSPFCALPPVSFPVEHHTPSTPVSTLPQASAPVSLSPRRACSLRNPDLSRLSLEAAAHSPAQGTPKPTEDGSTSPLQRKPVMVEGHTHPEPPLPPIYLEEAKTDCTGPAAAVCPFVEAGGDRQGHLPHSGYLSPRDGCSGRSSEETVGTLMHSEHGRDQAGATGGARRGRKRKQTLQNVLEDFRDLDAAALEETKATTALLKPERSVRGRRRRGTRSQRQ; encoded by the exons ATGATGGGAGGCAGTGAGACTGTCAGTGGGGACAAGGATGGGGTCCACACCACTTCAATACATGTCCCTATCGGCTggcagaggagagtggagggTGGGCAGGTGATCTATATCAG TCCCAGTGGCACTACCCTGTCTTCTCTGGACGAGGTCAAGACCTACCTGTTGACTGACTCCACCTGCAAATGTGGCTTGGAGTGTCCACTCATCATCCATAAG gttttcaacTTTACTATGGCAGCGAAGGTGGAGCAGTACAGCCACCCATTAGGGAAAGCGGAGCAGGACATGACCAAACTGTGTAACCACAGAAGGAAAGTGGTAGCAATGGCGGCGCTGTGTCGAAGTATGCAGGCCTCACAGCTACCCTTCACTAACCTTCATCATCCAG AGGCGAACAGTCGAGTGGACAGTCGTGATCCAAAGGGGGTACTCATGGAACAGGAAGAAGAGGACCGTGGCGTTTACCATGCCAAACTTCATCCAGCTCCTGCACGTCCCCACAACAACCTGCACTCAAACCCCTGTGTCAGCCCCAAATCCTCCCACCAGTTTTTTTATCCTTATAATGGTTCTTCCCCTGTCCttcacacaggcacaaactCTCACCATCCCCTAGATACTTTGAGAAGGCATCaccatcctccacctcttcctttGTCCTCCCCCTCTTCTTCCAACCCCTCAGTTCCACCTTACAGTGCTGCCCAGAGGTCACCATGCATCCCCACACCTCAGAATGTCAGTCATGGTCAAAGAACAGCCAAAACCCCGGAGACTCTTGGTTCTCCTCGGCTTCGGCCTCTCTCGtcacctcctccctcttccCCTGTGACCcttggtggaggaggaagaggagcacaGACTCACGTTCACCATCCTCATGGTGTCATTGTTGGAGGCTCCCCCCTCTCTccgtctccctccctctctccctctgttcatAACATGAACTCATTGTCTCCTCACCAGCGGTCCCGCCACCCGTCAGCCTCTCCTTCCCCTTTCTCTGAGCAGGGAGGAagctcaacagcagcagaaggaggagTGCTGATGGGAAGTAACTTGTCTCAAAGGAGGaaatcctcctcttcctctccacaCTCCCCTCTCCCCAGTGGCTCCCCCAATCCCAGCCCCCACTTCCACAAGTACAAGCTGGAAGAGATCTTGGAGCAGTTTAAGAACTCAGGCAACAGCAGCACTAATAACCACCACCTTAACCCTATTAACCCCACCTTATTGACCAACCAAAACAGTAGCAATTCCCATGGTCTCTCCTTGAAGAGTATCATGAGTCCAGCTTCCGCTGCAGGACCACCAGGTTTTGGGTTGAACTCCACATGCCCGTCTAGTTTACCCTTAGGGCCATTTCCTAACCAACACAGCCATCAGGGCAAGCTGCCACACCCCGTTCCTTTCCCTGCGAGCAGCCTGCTCTCAGCGGCTGCCAAGGCTCAGCTAGCGAACCAGATAACCCCGGGCCAGAGCTCAAATGCAGCCAGCAGCCCCGTGAACTTGCCCTCTTCTCTGGAGGTCTTGAAAGAggtacagcagcagcagcagcagtcatcAAAGGTAACAAACAGCACTTTACATAACAGCCACCCTCCCCCCTACATTGCTTCTGCTAGGCCTCCCCATTCCTCCCTCACAGCAGCCTCTGCTGTCCTCCTTCCTCCATCCTACTCTCTGGCCCAGTCCCTGGCTTCCTCTTTGCCCCACCTGCCTCCTGCTGCAGAGCGCAATGCATCGCACAGGAAGAGGCAACGGCGGTCTCCCACAGTGCTCAGCATGCTAAGAGACCCCCAGCAGCTGGCTAATGGGCCACAGAAAACCCCACCAGGAGATACAGTTTCTGCCACAGTTATTAACCTGTCCTCTGCTTCCTCCACCTCGCACTCCTCCTCTACCTCACCTGTGCAGAACCAGACTGCTGTTATATTggaaaatcatcatcatcatctcctccCTGGGCAGATGCTCAGACTGTCTGCTCCTCGACAAGCAGCGCACCTTTCCAGGCCTTCTCGACAAAATGAAGCTTTGGATTTCACTACAGGCCTGACACCTACACCTGTGGGCTTGGATCCTCCAACCCAGCCTCTGTCTGCTCTTTTACACCTGCTCAGTGTACAGAATGCACAGGCCACAGCCTCAGCATCCAACTCTGCTTCCGCTGTGTCTGTTGAAGGAGGTGGACACACTAATAAACAGAGCCCCAGGCTGTCACCGTGTTCTCCCACCTCTCATTCTAACATCAGGCACCCACAGACTCAGTCCCCCTGCCAAACCAATGACACTAATTTTCTACCCTCTGTGTCACAGCCGCTTTCTCCCCCTCCTACTTCCTCTCCGTTCAGAACAGTGCAGTGTCATTCACACTCTCGGCCCACTAAATCAAGTCCTCTGCAAAGGCATTCTCCTACTTCAGCTGTGATGCCCAACTCCAATTTAGCTttacagaacagcagcagcccaTCTCAGCAGATGTCCCCGACTCCCTCAGACAAGCAACAGCCAAGTGAGAATCACTTTCCTACAGTTGACTCTCTTTCCCAGGCACCTTTGCGGGAAGCACCGGGCACTGTGACAGTAGAGATGGGTGTGAACAGCATATCAAGTGGATCAGTGGACCTGAGCAATTCTCAGGGCAGTGTTTCTTTGGCCATAGCCACATCCCCAAAGCCTCTTGATCTTAGCAACCATGTTCTGGCCATTCTTGCAGCATCTTCCTCTGTGCCACAGGGAGAGGACAGTCCCTCCGATGGCACCACTGATGCTGAGATGTCTTCTCAAGGAAATCACACTGCAG GGCCAGAGGACCCTGGATGTGTAAAGGTCTCCACTGTGACCAAATCTCCAGAAGCCACCAGCCCTGGGCCAACTGTCTCCTCTCATGTTGTTGATATTTCCTCTACCCCTTCAGTTGTGGGCGACTCAACCACTCCCTTAACTCTGGCAGAGGCCTTCCCCTTCATGAACCAGGAGCAGCTGCTTCAGCTGCTGTCATCCACAGGAGGCCTGCCATCTCTCCTGGACCCTGCGGTCCTTGCCTCATTGCCACTTGGGGGGCTGTGGCTGGGAGGGCAGCATGCACAGATACCCCCTGCCAATGCTACACCACACCATCTGTCAGAGCCTCAGCccccagagcagcagcagttacTGATACAGCAACAGGAGacacagcagcaacaccagGACCACCAACAGAGACAGCAACAGATAAACAATCCTCTGTTTCCCTTGTTGCCCTTGTTGAGTGGTGCCCAAGGGGAGCTGCCTCTGAACCTTCTGGGCCTTTTGAACCCACTTCCATCGCCAGCTACAACCCCTACCCCAGGACAGGATTCTGATTTAGCACTAACAGAAAAACCAAGCCTACAAGCTCTGCTTATGGCTTCCTTGTTACTCGGGCAACACCAGGCACCTTTGTTACCTCTTTCTGGCCTGGGTCATTTGAGTCAGGTCAGCTTAGAAGTTCCTCTTCAACAGCCACAGCAGATCCCCACCACTCTGGAGGGGCTCACCCTGGATAAGACTTCTGGCCTCCTGGATCCATCCACCTTGCAGAGCACAGGGCTGGTGGAGGTGGCCCAGGGCCTTCTCTCCATTCCTCCAGGGGCTGAGGGATCTGTCCAAGCCCTGCAGTCTCTGCTCCTTCCTGCCGCTCTCCCTCCTCCCCATGCAGCCTTCCTGTCCCTCAGCCCTGCCTTGCTCTCTGCTGCCCTGAGCTCTGCCGAGCTCCACTCGCCTCCCCACACCCAGTCAGTTCCTGCACAGCAAACCCAACATACCCAACCTCAG GTATCTGCTGATGCTGGTGTTGACACCCTCATACCCCTGTCTATCCAAGCCAAGGACAGCCCCATCCTCCAACACTTACTGCCCACCTTGCTTAATCCTGCTGTATTAG GAGATCTTTCTGGCATCACAGGCCTCCATAACATGATGGGGATTGGAGCAGGTTCCATCCTCCTACCCCCAGTCCAGACCTCTGCTCTGGGCATGCCACTGCTCCAGGGTCCCGATGGAGCCATCAACTTGCTCAACAACCTACAG TTAAACCTCACACCTCCCTCAGAAGCAGAGAAGCCAGTCTCATTGCAGGAAACACAAAGCCCTACACCAGAGGAAGACATTCCAGCCGGTCAGATTGCTCCTGTGGGCCCCagtcctcctccagctcctctcaCTGCCCAACAACCCACCCCAGCCCCCCAGCGAGGATCTGAGGGCAGGTCAATTATTGATCCTTACACCTCATTCATGGACACGATTTATACCTCCTTCCTTCAAGTCAGTGCAAAAGAGCAAGAAGATGGGGCCCACTTGGGGCCATCTGACCCCACTTCACCCTTCTGTGCCTTACCGCCAGTTTCTTTCCCTGTGGAGCACCATACCCCATCCACCCCTGTCTCAACTCTGCCACAGGCAAGTGCCCCTGTCTCGCTCAGCCCACGTAGGGCCTGTTCCCTCCGCAACCCAGACTTATCTCGACTCAGCCTGGAAGCAGCAGCTCATTCACCAGCGCAGGGCACACCCAAACCCACTGAGGACGGATCTACGTCACCCTTACAAAGGAAGCCAGTCATGGTAGAGGGACATACCCACCCAGAGCCTCCTCTGCCACCCATATACTTGGAGGAGGCTAAAACAGACTGTACTGggcctgctgcagctgtgtgccCATTTGTGGAGGCAGGGGGGGACAGGCAGGGGCATCTTCCTCATTCAGGGTACCTCAGTCCCAGGGATGGATGCAGTGGTAGGTCCAGTGAGGAGACAGTTGGGACATTGATGCACAGCGAACATGGAAGG GATCAAGCAGGAGCAACGGGTGGAGccagaagaggaaggaaaaggaagCAAAC gcTACAGAATGTGTTGGAAGACTTCAGAGACTTGGATGCTGCAGCACTAGAGGAAACCAAGGCAACA ACAGCACTGCTGAAGCCTGAAAGGTCGGTCCGTGGCAGGAGGCGACGAGGCACCAGATCTCAGAGGCAGTGA